A stretch of the Oceanicola sp. D3 genome encodes the following:
- the mtgA gene encoding monofunctional biosynthetic peptidoglycan transglycosylase yields the protein MARAATAKKRSGKSKKAKAKPPAVRRAWRWFWRRLLLVMLVPVVLTFLVVLLYSFIDPPTTHTIWSEKRRLGEVDRQWIGIEEVAPSAVRAVVAAEDANYCLHWGFDVDAIRDALEDGGTRGASTISQQTVKNVFLWQGRSWLRKALEALITPAAEAVWSKRRMLEIYLNIAEFDEGVFGIDAAAYHYFGVAPRDLTPLQGALLASVLPNPKQRSASRPTANLRKRAVRIADGAATIAADGRASCFED from the coding sequence ATGGCGCGCGCAGCAACGGCAAAGAAGCGCTCTGGAAAGAGCAAGAAGGCGAAGGCGAAACCGCCAGCGGTGCGCCGGGCGTGGCGCTGGTTTTGGCGCAGGCTGCTGCTGGTGATGTTGGTGCCGGTGGTGCTGACCTTCCTCGTTGTGCTGCTTTACAGCTTTATCGACCCGCCGACGACGCACACGATCTGGTCGGAGAAGCGCCGGTTGGGCGAGGTGGATCGGCAGTGGATCGGCATAGAGGAGGTGGCCCCCTCTGCAGTGCGGGCTGTGGTGGCTGCCGAGGATGCCAACTACTGCCTGCATTGGGGCTTTGACGTGGACGCGATCCGCGACGCGCTGGAAGACGGCGGCACGCGGGGCGCTTCGACGATCAGCCAGCAAACGGTGAAGAACGTTTTTCTGTGGCAGGGCCGAAGCTGGCTTCGCAAGGCGCTGGAGGCCTTGATTACGCCCGCTGCCGAGGCGGTCTGGAGCAAGCGGCGGATGCTGGAGATTTACCTTAACATCGCTGAGTTTGATGAGGGTGTCTTTGGTATCGACGCGGCGGCCTATCACTACTTCGGTGTGGCACCCCGCGATCTGACGCCGCTCCAGGGCGCTTTGCTTGCCAGTGTGTTGCCCAACCCCAAGCAGCGCTCGGCCTCGCGCCCCACCGCCAACCTGCGAAAACGCGCCGTGCGGATTGCCGATGGCGCGGCGACGATTGCCGCCGATGGACGGGCTTCCTGTTTCGAGGATTGA
- a CDS encoding MarR family winged helix-turn-helix transcriptional regulator, whose translation MADGPGNPQSSESLLFLTDEQLRKGIEAMFFAYRGFTADPDRILGELGYGRAHHRAVHFIHRSPGTTVNNLLSILGVTKQSLNRVLRTLIEDGLVESRVGRQDRRERHLHLTEAGTRLEQRLSDAQRDRMRAAFRHAGPEAVIGFRTVLEAMMDPELRHHYTALKEGS comes from the coding sequence ATGGCCGACGGCCCCGGTAATCCGCAATCGAGCGAAAGCCTGCTGTTTCTGACCGATGAGCAGTTACGCAAGGGAATCGAGGCGATGTTCTTCGCCTATCGCGGCTTCACCGCCGATCCCGATCGTATCCTCGGCGAGCTTGGCTATGGCCGTGCGCACCATCGGGCGGTGCATTTCATCCACCGCTCCCCCGGCACCACCGTCAACAACCTGCTCTCCATTCTCGGCGTCACCAAACAGTCTCTAAACCGCGTTCTGCGCACCCTTATCGAGGATGGCCTTGTTGAAAGCCGCGTGGGCCGGCAAGACAGGCGCGAGCGGCACCTCCACCTCACAGAAGCGGGCACCCGGCTGGAGCAGCGCCTGTCAGACGCCCAGCGCGACAGGATGCGCGCCGCCTTTCGCCATGCCGGTCCCGAAGCCGTGATTGGCTTTCGCACCGTGCTCGAAGCGATGATGGACCCGGAGCTGCGGCATCACTATACCGCGCTCAAGGAGGGGAGCTGA
- a CDS encoding response regulator codes for MDQCDAHLLIVDDDERIRGLLQKFLLRHGFITTSARDAAHARRLLSGLEFDLIVMDVMMPGETGVELTRALRETVTTPILLLTAKGETEDRIAGLEAGADDYLAKPFEPKELLLRINAILRRVPNEVAVDTGPKVLSLGPVRYDVARGEMWKGEEMVRLTATESALMRIFSAQPGAAVTRNKLVEDLGRDGGQAQERAVDVQITRLRRKIEADPKQPRYLQTVRGEGYMLAPD; via the coding sequence ATCGACCAGTGTGACGCGCATCTACTGATCGTCGATGATGACGAGCGGATTCGCGGGCTGTTGCAAAAGTTCCTGCTGCGCCACGGGTTCATCACCACCTCTGCCCGCGACGCCGCCCACGCCCGCCGCCTGCTCTCCGGGCTGGAGTTTGACCTGATCGTGATGGACGTGATGATGCCGGGCGAAACCGGGGTGGAGCTGACCCGCGCCCTGCGCGAAACCGTCACCACCCCCATCCTCCTGCTTACCGCCAAGGGCGAAACCGAAGACCGGATCGCAGGGCTCGAGGCCGGGGCAGATGACTACCTCGCCAAGCCCTTCGAGCCCAAGGAACTGTTGCTGCGCATCAACGCCATCCTGCGCCGCGTGCCCAACGAGGTCGCGGTCGATACCGGCCCCAAGGTGCTCTCCCTCGGCCCGGTTCGCTACGATGTTGCCCGTGGCGAGATGTGGAAGGGTGAGGAGATGGTTCGCCTGACCGCAACCGAAAGCGCCCTCATGCGCATCTTCTCCGCCCAGCCCGGCGCTGCCGTGACCCGTAACAAGCTGGTCGAAGATCTCGGGCGCGATGGCGGCCAGGCCCAGGAACGCGCGGTCGACGTGCAGATCACGCGGCTCCGGCGCAAGATCGAGGCCGACCCAAAACAGCCCCGCTACCTGCAAACCGTGCGCGGCGAAGGCTACATGCTCGCCCCGGATTGA
- a CDS encoding glutathione S-transferase family protein, with protein sequence MSHRLYHVPLSPFCRKVRLVMAEKRLEVELVEERYWEQEPDFLRRNPAGKVPVLRMNGVMMAESQPICEYIEEKNPEPPLMPKDAEGRYEVRRICAWFDDKFHHEVTANLLYERVNKKVTGAGYPESRNVKAGAKAIKYHLDYMSWLLDQRRWLAGDAMTLADFAAAAHLSALDYISDVDWNRSENVKDWYAKIKSRPAFRGLLADQVPGFPPPPHYADLDF encoded by the coding sequence ATGAGCCACCGTCTGTACCACGTGCCGCTGTCGCCCTTCTGCCGGAAGGTGCGCCTTGTGATGGCCGAGAAACGGCTTGAGGTGGAGCTGGTGGAAGAGCGCTACTGGGAGCAGGAGCCCGACTTCCTGCGCCGCAACCCGGCGGGCAAGGTGCCGGTGCTGCGGATGAACGGCGTGATGATGGCCGAGAGCCAGCCGATTTGCGAATACATCGAAGAGAAAAATCCAGAGCCGCCGCTGATGCCGAAGGATGCCGAGGGGCGCTATGAGGTGCGGCGGATTTGCGCGTGGTTTGACGACAAGTTTCATCACGAAGTCACCGCGAACCTGCTCTACGAGCGGGTGAACAAGAAGGTCACTGGCGCGGGCTACCCGGAAAGCCGCAACGTGAAGGCGGGGGCGAAGGCGATCAAGTATCACCTCGACTACATGAGCTGGCTGCTGGATCAGCGGCGCTGGCTGGCGGGGGATGCGATGACGCTCGCCGACTTTGCCGCCGCCGCGCATTTGAGTGCGCTCGACTACATCAGCGATGTGGACTGGAACCGGAGCGAGAACGTGAAGGACTGGTACGCCAAGATCAAGAGCCGCCCCGCCTTTCGGGGGCTGCTGGCCGATCAGGTGCCGGGCTTCCCGCCGCCGCCGCATTATGCCGACCTGGACTTTTAG
- the gltB gene encoding glutamate synthase large subunit, which produces MTKYDEAWAAEHVQQREWLSENGMYHESEEKSSCGVGLVVSIDGKPSRQVVENGIEALKAIWHRGAVDADGMTGDGAGIHVQIPVNFFYDQIERTGHLPDKNKLIAVGQVFLPRTDFGAQERARTIVEAEVLRMGYYIYGWRHVPVDITCLGEKANATRPEIEQILISNIKDVDEETFERELYVIRRRIEKAAQAASLPAFYVCSLSCRSIIYKGMMLAEQVAEFYPDLMDERFESTFAIYHQRYSTNTFPQWWLAQPFRMLAHNGEINTIKGNLNWMKSHEIRMASATFGDMAEDIKPICPQGASDSAALDAVFEVLVRAGRSAPMAKTMLVPESWSKQAVELPEAWRDMYSYCNSVMEPWDGPAALAMTDGRWVCAGLDRNGLRPMRYVVTGDGLLIAGSEAGMVTIDESVVREKGALGPGQMIAVDTKKGLLFHDVEIKDKLARALPFGDWVSKINDLDEAMIDIPEKTLFAGDQLRKRQIAAGYSIEDLEQVLAPMAEDGKEMIASMGDDTPSAVLSKKYRPLSHFFRQNFSQVTNPPIDSLREYRVMSLKTRFGNLKNVLDEDSSQTEIIVLESPFVANAQFEELVKHFNAEMCEIDCTFPRDGGPNALQEGLARIRAEAQDAVRSGAGHIVLTDQHSDEDKIAMPMILATSAVHSGLTAKGLRTFCSLGVRSAECLDPHYFAVLIGCGATIVNAYLAEDSLADRIERGLLDMSLTDAVKKYREAIDQGLLKIMSKMGISVISSYRGGLNFEAVGLSRAMVAEFFPGMTSRISGIGVPGIQKKAEEIHAAGWLKGATPVLPVGGIYKARRSGETHAWEASSMHLLQSACDRGSFEIWKQYSAKMQANPPIHLRDLLAIKPLGEAIPVEQVESVTAIRKRFVTPGMSLGALSPEAHKTLNVAMNRIGAKSDSGEGGEDPAHFVPEPNGDNPSAKIKQVASGRFGVTAEYLNHCEELEIKVAQGAKPGEGGQLPGMKVTDLIARLRHSTKGVTLISPPPHHDIYSIEDLAQLIYDLKQINPTVKVTVKLVASSGVGTIAAGVAKAKADNILISGHNGGTGASPATSIKYAGLPWEMGLTEAHQVLSLNNLRSRITLRTDGGLRTGRDIVMAAMMGAEEYGIGTAALIAMGCIMVRQCQSNTCPVGVCTQRDDLREKFTGNADKVVNLITFYAQEVREILASIGARSLAEVIGRADLLGQVSRGSAHLDDLDLNPLLICVDGADKVDYTQERPRNPVPDTLDAQIVQDAKRFLRDGEKMQLQYAVQNTHRTVGTRTSSHIVQNFGMRNAFLPDHLTVKLSGSAGQSLGAFAAPGLKLEVAGDANDYVGKGLSGGTIVVRPTMSSPLEASENTIIGNTVLYGATDGYLYAAGRAGERFAVRNSGAKTVIEGCGSNGCEYMTGGVAVILGSIGANFGAGMTGGMAYLYDPEGKAHDMMNMETLVTNPVTVDHWERQLHELVTNHLKETKSRRAESILQHWESELPHFVQICPKEMLANLSHPLSLEEGAVPAE; this is translated from the coding sequence ATGACCAAGTATGATGAGGCCTGGGCTGCGGAACACGTGCAGCAACGCGAGTGGCTCAGCGAAAATGGCATGTATCACGAGAGCGAAGAGAAAAGCTCTTGCGGGGTCGGGCTGGTTGTTTCGATCGACGGAAAACCGAGCCGCCAGGTGGTGGAAAACGGGATCGAGGCGCTGAAAGCGATCTGGCACCGCGGCGCGGTGGATGCCGATGGCATGACGGGCGATGGCGCGGGCATCCATGTGCAGATTCCGGTGAACTTCTTTTACGACCAGATCGAGCGCACCGGGCACCTGCCGGACAAGAACAAGCTGATTGCCGTTGGACAGGTGTTTTTGCCGCGCACAGATTTTGGCGCGCAAGAGCGGGCGCGGACCATCGTTGAGGCCGAGGTGCTTCGGATGGGCTACTACATTTACGGCTGGCGGCACGTGCCGGTGGACATCACCTGCCTTGGCGAGAAGGCCAATGCGACGCGCCCCGAGATCGAGCAGATCCTGATTTCGAACATCAAGGATGTGGATGAAGAGACGTTTGAGCGCGAGCTGTACGTTATTCGCCGTCGGATCGAGAAGGCGGCGCAGGCGGCGAGCCTGCCGGCGTTCTACGTTTGCTCGCTGAGCTGCCGCAGCATCATTTACAAGGGCATGATGCTGGCCGAGCAGGTGGCAGAGTTTTATCCCGACCTGATGGACGAGCGCTTTGAGAGCACCTTTGCGATCTATCACCAGCGTTACAGCACCAACACCTTCCCGCAGTGGTGGCTGGCTCAGCCGTTCCGCATGCTGGCGCATAACGGTGAGATCAACACCATCAAGGGCAACCTGAACTGGATGAAGAGCCACGAGATCCGCATGGCCTCGGCCACGTTCGGGGACATGGCGGAAGACATCAAGCCGATCTGCCCGCAGGGGGCCTCTGACTCCGCTGCGCTTGATGCGGTTTTCGAGGTGCTGGTGCGGGCCGGGCGGAGCGCGCCGATGGCCAAGACGATGCTGGTGCCCGAAAGCTGGAGCAAGCAAGCGGTTGAGCTGCCCGAGGCGTGGCGCGACATGTACAGCTACTGCAACTCGGTGATGGAGCCGTGGGACGGCCCCGCCGCGCTGGCGATGACCGATGGCCGCTGGGTGTGCGCCGGGCTTGACCGGAACGGGCTGCGGCCGATGCGCTATGTTGTTACCGGCGACGGGCTGCTGATTGCAGGCTCCGAGGCCGGGATGGTGACGATTGACGAGTCTGTCGTGCGCGAAAAGGGCGCGCTTGGGCCGGGGCAAATGATTGCCGTGGACACCAAGAAGGGCCTGCTGTTCCACGATGTGGAGATCAAGGACAAGCTCGCCCGTGCGCTGCCGTTTGGCGATTGGGTGAGCAAGATCAATGACCTCGATGAGGCGATGATCGACATTCCGGAGAAGACGCTGTTTGCCGGCGACCAGCTGCGCAAGCGGCAGATCGCGGCGGGCTATTCGATTGAAGACCTTGAGCAGGTGCTCGCGCCGATGGCCGAGGACGGCAAGGAGATGATTGCCAGCATGGGCGATGACACGCCCTCTGCGGTGCTGTCCAAGAAGTATCGCCCGCTGAGCCACTTCTTCCGCCAGAACTTCAGCCAGGTGACGAACCCGCCGATCGACAGCTTGCGTGAGTATCGGGTGATGAGCCTGAAGACGCGCTTCGGCAACCTGAAGAACGTGCTGGATGAAGACAGCAGCCAGACCGAGATTATCGTGCTGGAAAGCCCGTTTGTGGCCAATGCGCAGTTTGAAGAGCTGGTGAAGCACTTCAATGCGGAGATGTGCGAGATTGATTGCACCTTCCCGCGTGATGGCGGGCCGAATGCCTTGCAAGAGGGGCTGGCGCGGATCCGGGCTGAGGCGCAGGATGCGGTGCGCTCGGGCGCCGGGCATATCGTGCTGACCGATCAGCATTCGGACGAAGACAAGATTGCCATGCCGATGATCCTTGCCACCAGCGCCGTACACAGCGGGCTGACGGCCAAGGGGCTGCGGACCTTCTGTTCGCTTGGGGTGCGCTCGGCGGAGTGCCTTGATCCGCACTACTTTGCGGTGCTCATCGGCTGTGGCGCGACGATTGTGAACGCCTATCTGGCCGAGGATTCGCTGGCCGACCGGATCGAGCGGGGCCTGCTCGACATGAGCCTGACGGATGCGGTGAAGAAATACCGCGAGGCGATTGATCAGGGCCTGCTGAAGATCATGTCGAAGATGGGGATTTCGGTGATCTCGTCTTATCGCGGCGGCTTGAACTTTGAGGCCGTAGGCCTGAGCCGGGCGATGGTGGCGGAATTCTTCCCCGGCATGACCTCGCGCATCAGCGGCATCGGTGTGCCCGGCATTCAGAAGAAGGCCGAAGAGATCCATGCCGCGGGCTGGCTGAAGGGCGCAACGCCGGTGCTGCCGGTGGGCGGCATCTACAAGGCGCGGCGCTCGGGCGAGACCCATGCGTGGGAGGCGTCGAGCATGCACCTGCTGCAAAGCGCCTGTGACCGGGGCTCGTTTGAGATCTGGAAGCAGTATAGCGCCAAGATGCAGGCCAACCCGCCGATCCACCTGCGCGACCTGCTGGCGATCAAGCCGCTGGGCGAGGCGATTCCGGTGGAGCAGGTGGAGAGCGTAACAGCCATCCGCAAGCGCTTCGTGACGCCCGGGATGTCTCTCGGGGCGCTGAGCCCTGAGGCGCATAAGACGCTGAACGTGGCGATGAACCGGATTGGCGCGAAGAGTGACTCGGGCGAGGGCGGTGAGGATCCGGCGCATTTTGTGCCTGAACCGAATGGCGACAACCCGAGTGCGAAGATCAAGCAGGTGGCTTCGGGGCGCTTTGGCGTGACGGCGGAGTACCTGAACCACTGCGAAGAGCTTGAAATCAAGGTGGCGCAGGGGGCAAAGCCCGGCGAGGGTGGCCAGCTGCCCGGCATGAAGGTCACCGACCTGATCGCCCGGCTGCGGCACTCGACCAAGGGGGTGACGCTGATTTCGCCGCCGCCGCACCACGATATCTACTCGATCGAAGACCTCGCGCAGCTGATCTACGACCTCAAGCAGATCAACCCGACGGTGAAGGTGACGGTGAAGCTTGTTGCCTCCTCCGGTGTGGGCACGATTGCGGCGGGTGTGGCGAAGGCCAAGGCCGACAACATCCTGATCTCGGGGCACAATGGCGGCACGGGGGCCTCTCCGGCGACCTCGATCAAATACGCTGGCCTGCCTTGGGAGATGGGGCTGACGGAGGCGCATCAGGTGCTGAGCCTGAACAACCTGCGGAGCCGCATCACCCTGCGGACCGATGGCGGGCTGCGCACGGGCCGTGACATCGTGATGGCCGCGATGATGGGGGCCGAGGAGTATGGCATCGGCACCGCTGCGCTGATCGCCATGGGCTGCATCATGGTGCGCCAGTGCCAGAGCAACACCTGCCCGGTTGGCGTGTGCACCCAGCGCGATGACCTGCGTGAGAAGTTCACCGGCAATGCCGACAAGGTGGTGAACCTCATCACCTTCTACGCGCAGGAGGTTCGGGAGATTCTGGCCTCCATCGGTGCGCGGTCGCTGGCCGAGGTGATTGGCCGGGCCGATCTGCTCGGGCAGGTCAGCCGTGGTTCGGCGCATCTGGATGATCTTGACCTGAACCCGCTGCTGATCTGCGTCGATGGTGCGGACAAGGTGGATTACACTCAGGAACGCCCGCGTAACCCGGTGCCCGATACGCTGGATGCGCAGATCGTGCAGGATGCCAAGCGCTTCCTGCGGGACGGCGAAAAGATGCAGCTGCAATATGCGGTGCAGAACACGCATCGGACGGTGGGTACGCGCACGTCGAGCCACATCGTGCAGAACTTTGGCATGCGCAACGCCTTCCTGCCGGACCACCTGACGGTGAAGCTCTCTGGCTCTGCCGGGCAATCGCTTGGTGCCTTTGCCGCTCCTGGCCTCAAGCTGGAGGTGGCGGGCGACGCCAACGACTACGTGGGCAAGGGCCTGAGCGGGGGCACGATTGTGGTGCGCCCGACGATGAGCAGCCCGCTGGAAGCCAGCGAGAACACGATCATCGGCAACACGGTGCTCTATGGCGCGACCGACGGCTATCTGTATGCCGCCGGGCGGGCGGGCGAGCGCTTTGCGGTGCGTAACTCGGGCGCCAAGACGGTGATCGAGGGCTGCGGCTCGAACGGGTGTGAATACATGACCGGCGGCGTGGCCGTGATCCTCGGCAGCATCGGAGCCAACTTTGGTGCCGGGATGACGGGCGGCATGGCCTATCTTTACGACCCGGAAGGCAAGGCGCACGACATGATGAACATGGAGACGCTGGTGACCAATCCGGTGACGGTGGACCATTGGGAGCGGCAGCTTCATGAGCTGGTGACCAACCACCTGAAGGAAACCAAGAGCCGGAGGGCCGAGTCGATCCTCCAGCATTGGGAGAGCGAGTTGCCGCACTTCGTGCAGATTTGCCCCAAGGAGATGCTGGCCAATCTCAGCCATCCGCTTTCCTTGGAAGAAGGTGCTGTTCCGGCGGAATAG
- a CDS encoding Hint domain-containing protein — MPTYTDQFYTFDPANPPSVGAEVDWEMMDLVDNNGDGDVDRFNGDSVNGSDVTNSYPGDTVTINVAGVGNVTYTGITFYLADGGRVFTPTDGQTLANGTFVSSTWVNGQGPLDVDDLGPPCFTPGTLIACEGGFRPAEELEAGDLVMTRDKGLQPLVWVGQRRIGGAGAFAPVRIAAGTLGNTRDLVVSQQHRILIEGWRAQMYFGEDEVLVAAKSLLGHDGVHLMPCREVTYLHLMFEGHEIIEAEGVPTESFDPGGEFASADSETRAELAALFPEWVGRAPGRVSRPVMRARDASALFA; from the coding sequence ATGCCGACGTATACCGACCAATTTTATACTTTTGACCCGGCCAATCCGCCCTCTGTGGGCGCCGAGGTTGACTGGGAGATGATGGACCTCGTCGACAACAACGGCGATGGCGATGTTGACCGTTTTAACGGCGACAGCGTGAACGGGAGCGATGTAACCAACTCCTACCCGGGCGATACGGTAACGATCAACGTCGCCGGGGTTGGCAATGTAACCTACACCGGGATTACCTTTTACCTCGCAGATGGCGGGCGAGTCTTTACCCCGACGGACGGGCAGACGCTGGCGAACGGCACCTTTGTGAGTTCCACATGGGTAAACGGGCAGGGTCCGTTGGATGTGGATGACCTCGGGCCGCCCTGCTTTACGCCGGGCACGCTGATTGCCTGCGAGGGCGGGTTTCGCCCGGCAGAAGAGCTTGAGGCAGGCGATCTGGTGATGACGCGCGACAAGGGCCTGCAACCGCTTGTCTGGGTCGGCCAGCGGCGGATTGGTGGGGCGGGTGCCTTTGCGCCGGTGCGCATTGCAGCCGGAACGCTGGGCAACACGCGCGATCTGGTTGTGTCGCAGCAGCATCGGATCTTGATCGAGGGCTGGCGGGCGCAGATGTATTTTGGCGAGGATGAGGTGCTGGTGGCGGCCAAGAGCCTGCTTGGCCATGACGGCGTGCACCTGATGCCCTGCCGCGAGGTGACCTATCTGCACCTGATGTTTGAGGGCCATGAGATCATCGAGGCCGAGGGCGTGCCAACCGAGAGTTTTGACCCGGGCGGCGAGTTTGCCAGCGCGGACAGCGAGACCAGGGCGGAGCTTGCCGCGCTCTTCCCCGAATGGGTAGGGCGGGCGCCCGGGCGGGTTAGCCGGCCGGTGATGCGGGCGCGTGACGCTTCCGCGCTTTTTGCCTGA
- the queG gene encoding tRNA epoxyqueuosine(34) reductase QueG — MRAGPLEGVPENLRQFLAEGRHGQMEWMERRVEWREDPSVLWPEAKSVIVLGESYGPEFDPLAALGEREKGLISAYARGRDYHDIVKKRLKRLGRWLIETYGGEIKVFVDTAPVAEKPLAQAAGLGWQGKHTNLVSRDMGSWFFIGSVFTTLELEADPAEEDHCGGCRRCLDVCPTGAFPAPYQLDARRCISYLTIEHAGPVDEALRGLMGNRIYGCDDCLAVCPWNKFAVEAADMRYRGGIETDLPDLAELAGLDDAAFRARFSGSPIKRIGRGRFVRNVLYAIGNSGVARLRPVAQGLCEDSDPVVADAARWAVAQLG, encoded by the coding sequence ATGCGAGCCGGGCCGCTGGAGGGTGTGCCCGAGAATCTGCGGCAGTTCCTGGCCGAGGGGCGGCATGGGCAGATGGAGTGGATGGAGCGCCGGGTGGAGTGGCGCGAGGATCCCTCGGTGCTGTGGCCCGAAGCGAAGAGCGTGATTGTGCTGGGAGAGAGTTACGGGCCGGAGTTTGACCCGCTGGCGGCGCTGGGGGAGCGCGAGAAGGGGCTGATCTCGGCCTATGCGCGGGGGCGCGATTACCACGATATCGTCAAGAAACGGCTGAAGCGGCTGGGGCGCTGGCTGATCGAGACCTATGGCGGCGAAATAAAGGTTTTTGTCGATACCGCGCCGGTGGCGGAGAAGCCGCTGGCGCAGGCGGCGGGGCTGGGCTGGCAGGGCAAGCACACCAACCTTGTAAGCCGGGATATGGGCTCGTGGTTTTTCATCGGGAGCGTGTTCACGACACTGGAATTAGAGGCTGATCCAGCGGAAGAGGACCATTGTGGGGGGTGTCGGCGGTGCCTTGATGTCTGCCCGACCGGGGCCTTTCCCGCGCCCTATCAGCTCGATGCGCGGCGGTGCATCTCTTACCTGACGATTGAGCACGCGGGGCCGGTGGACGAGGCGTTGCGGGGGCTGATGGGCAACCGGATCTACGGCTGCGACGATTGCCTCGCGGTTTGCCCTTGGAACAAGTTTGCCGTCGAGGCGGCGGATATGCGGTATCGCGGTGGGATAGAGACGGATTTGCCCGATCTGGCGGAGCTGGCGGGGCTGGATGATGCGGCGTTTCGGGCGCGGTTTTCCGGCTCGCCGATCAAGCGGATCGGGCGGGGGCGGTTTGTGCGCAATGTGCTCTATGCGATTGGCAACTCGGGCGTGGCGCGGCTGAGGCCGGTGGCGCAGGGGCTGTGTGAAGACAGTGACCCGGTGGTGGCGGATGCGGCGCGCTGGGCGGTGGCGCAGTTGGGGTGA
- a CDS encoding branched-chain amino acid aminotransferase, whose amino-acid sequence MVGAYDDRDGKIWMDGKLVDWRSANVHLLTHGLHYASSVFEGERCYNGTIFESRKHSERLIASAKWLDFDIPYTVDELEAAKYEMLKANGWTDAYVRAVAWRGAGEDMGVSSMKNPVRVGIAGWEWGNYYGDAKMKGAKLDVAKWKRPSPETIPVHAKAAGLYMICTMSKHEAEAKGCSDALFMDYRGYVAEATGANIFFVKDGEVHTPKPDCFLNGITRQTVIGMLAERQIKVHERHIMPEELEGFEQCWLTGTAAEVTPVGEIGDWKFEVGALTRDMSDSYEKLVRS is encoded by the coding sequence ATGGTTGGAGCCTATGATGACCGTGACGGCAAGATCTGGATGGATGGCAAGCTGGTGGACTGGCGCAGCGCCAATGTGCACCTGCTGACCCACGGGCTGCATTATGCCTCCAGCGTGTTCGAGGGCGAGCGCTGCTACAACGGCACGATTTTCGAGAGCCGCAAGCACAGCGAGCGGCTGATCGCCTCGGCGAAGTGGCTGGATTTTGACATCCCCTACACTGTCGACGAGCTGGAAGCGGCGAAATACGAAATGCTGAAGGCCAACGGCTGGACGGATGCCTATGTGCGGGCCGTTGCATGGCGCGGGGCGGGCGAGGACATGGGCGTGTCTTCCATGAAGAACCCGGTGCGCGTGGGCATCGCGGGCTGGGAGTGGGGCAACTACTACGGCGACGCCAAGATGAAGGGCGCCAAGCTGGATGTGGCCAAGTGGAAGCGGCCGAGCCCCGAGACGATCCCGGTGCATGCCAAGGCTGCGGGGCTCTACATGATTTGCACGATGAGCAAGCATGAGGCCGAGGCCAAGGGCTGCTCGGACGCGCTGTTCATGGATTACCGCGGCTATGTGGCCGAGGCGACGGGGGCCAACATCTTCTTCGTCAAGGATGGCGAGGTGCATACGCCCAAGCCTGATTGCTTCCTCAACGGGATCACCCGGCAGACCGTGATCGGGATGCTGGCGGAGCGGCAGATCAAGGTGCATGAGCGCCATATCATGCCCGAGGAGCTGGAAGGCTTTGAGCAATGCTGGCTGACCGGCACCGCCGCCGAGGTGACCCCGGTAGGCGAGATTGGCGACTGGAAGTTCGAGGTGGGCGCGCTGACCCGTGACATGAGCGACAGCTATGAGAAGCTTGTGAGAAGCTGA